A section of the Gemmatimonadaceae bacterium genome encodes:
- the hisF gene encoding imidazole glycerol phosphate synthase subunit HisF, producing MLTRRLIVCLDVKGGRVVKGVNFESLRDVGDPVALAERYEQEGGDEIVFLDISASAEERATLLDVARRTAERLFIPLTIGGGIRSADDVARALRAGADKVSLNTAAVERPEVLTAASDRFGAQCVVASIDAAMIDGTYRVFVKGGRMPTELEAIGWAQECERRGAGEILLTSIDRDGVRSGYDLALTRAISDAVSVPVIASGGAGNAEHVCEALTTGGGDAALVAGILHDGVTTVAALKAAMVKAGIATRGVVEKTRGREDEKTRGRSA from the coding sequence ATGCTCACGCGGCGCCTCATCGTCTGCCTGGACGTGAAGGGCGGACGCGTGGTGAAGGGAGTCAACTTCGAGTCGTTGCGCGACGTGGGCGACCCGGTGGCGCTGGCCGAGCGCTATGAGCAGGAAGGGGGCGACGAGATCGTCTTCCTCGACATCTCGGCGAGCGCCGAGGAGCGCGCGACGCTGCTGGACGTCGCGCGCCGAACCGCGGAACGATTGTTCATCCCGCTCACCATTGGTGGCGGCATTCGATCGGCCGACGACGTGGCGCGTGCGCTGCGCGCCGGCGCCGACAAGGTCTCGCTCAACACCGCGGCGGTCGAACGCCCGGAAGTGCTCACCGCAGCGTCGGACCGGTTTGGCGCGCAGTGCGTGGTGGCAAGCATCGATGCGGCAATGATCGATGGCACATACCGCGTCTTCGTGAAGGGTGGCAGGATGCCAACCGAGCTGGAGGCGATTGGCTGGGCGCAGGAATGCGAGCGCCGGGGCGCCGGTGAGATCCTCCTGACGAGCATCGATCGCGACGGCGTGCGCAGTGGCTACGACCTGGCGCTCACACGCGCCATCAGCGATGCCGTCTCGGTGCCCGTGATTGCATCTGGCGGGGCGGGAAATGCAGAACACGTATGCGAGGCGCTGACGACGGGCGGGGGCGACGCCGCGCTCGTCGCAGGGATCCTGCACGATGGCGTGACGACCGTCGCGGCCTTGAAGGCGGCGATGGTAAAGGCGGGGATCGCGACGCGTGGTGTAGTGGAGAAGACGAGAGGACGAGAAGACGAGAAGACGAGAGGGAGATCGGCATGA
- the hisN gene encoding histidinol-phosphatase, whose product MTAQALLLEAVTDVARVAGAVAMRYFKTSLSVEAKGDGSPVTLADRTAEEAARAWIAERFPQDAVLGEEFGSSGKEGRRRWLIDPIDGTKTFVRGVPLWGTMIAVAEGDTVLAGSIYCPAVDEMVAAAVGAGCWYNGVRCSVSTVASLADATILVTDARFPYNAHRHARWQALAAQVAVARTWGDCYGYVQVATGRAELMLDDKLSPWDAASLIPIITEAGGVYTDWGGGRSVDGGDGVASNAELARTFREALGIPEVTHGSFESTHA is encoded by the coding sequence ATGACGGCGCAGGCGTTGCTCCTCGAAGCGGTCACCGACGTGGCGCGCGTGGCTGGTGCGGTCGCCATGCGGTACTTCAAGACGTCGCTCTCGGTGGAGGCCAAGGGTGACGGCAGCCCCGTTACCCTTGCGGACCGCACGGCCGAGGAAGCAGCGCGCGCCTGGATCGCGGAGCGCTTCCCCCAAGACGCCGTACTCGGCGAGGAGTTCGGCTCGAGTGGCAAGGAGGGGAGGCGGCGCTGGCTCATCGACCCAATCGACGGGACCAAGACCTTCGTGCGCGGCGTTCCCTTGTGGGGGACGATGATCGCGGTCGCGGAGGGCGACACGGTGCTCGCCGGGTCGATCTACTGTCCGGCGGTCGATGAGATGGTCGCGGCTGCGGTGGGGGCGGGGTGCTGGTACAACGGCGTGCGCTGCTCGGTGTCGACGGTGGCGTCGCTCGCCGACGCGACGATCCTCGTCACCGATGCGCGCTTTCCGTACAACGCGCACCGTCACGCACGCTGGCAGGCGCTGGCCGCGCAGGTCGCCGTCGCGCGCACGTGGGGCGACTGCTACGGCTACGTGCAGGTGGCCACCGGTCGCGCCGAGTTGATGCTGGACGACAAGTTGAGTCCCTGGGACGCGGCGTCGCTCATCCCGATCATCACCGAGGCGGGGGGCGTGTATACCGACTGGGGCGGCGGGCGTTCGGTGGACGGCGGTGACGGTGTGGCGAGCAACGCCGAGTTGGCGCGCACCTTTCGCGAGGCGTTAGGCATTCCCGAGGTTACCCATGGCTCCTTCGAATCCACCCATGCTTGA
- a CDS encoding bifunctional phosphoribosyl-AMP cyclohydrolase/phosphoribosyl-ATP diphosphatase HisIE produces the protein MLDVDALDFAKGGGFVTVVCQDAATRTVLMVARADREAMARTLATGEMHYHSRSRGLWHKGATSGNVQRVVSLHVDCDADAVLALVQPAGPACHTGAYDCFGTGGQVAGGEVAGLTTPHGTFSRLAATIAARRSALPLPDGARASYTQRLLTDRNLRLKKLGEEAVELAVACTDEDRPRAAEEAGDLIYHTLVALAAMGVTVDDVARVLEARGR, from the coding sequence ATGCTTGATGTGGACGCGCTCGACTTCGCGAAAGGGGGCGGCTTCGTGACCGTCGTCTGCCAGGACGCGGCGACGCGCACGGTGCTCATGGTCGCGCGCGCCGACCGCGAGGCGATGGCGCGCACGCTGGCGACGGGCGAGATGCACTACCACTCACGCTCGCGCGGGCTGTGGCACAAGGGCGCGACGAGCGGGAACGTGCAGCGGGTGGTGTCGCTCCATGTCGATTGCGACGCGGATGCCGTGCTCGCCCTCGTGCAGCCGGCGGGGCCCGCGTGTCACACGGGAGCGTATGACTGCTTTGGTACGGGGGGGCAGGTTGCCGGAGGCGAGGTTGCGGGGCTCACGACTCCCCATGGCACCTTCTCCCGCCTCGCCGCCACCATCGCTGCGCGTCGCTCCGCACTCCCCCTCCCCGACGGGGCCAGGGCGTCGTATACGCAGCGTCTCCTGACCGACCGCAACCTGAGGCTCAAGAAGCTGGGCGAGGAAGCGGTGGAACTCGCCGTCGCCTGCACCGACGAGGATCGCCCGCGTGCCGCCGAGGAAGCGGGAGACCTCATCTATCACACGCTCGTCGCGCTGGCCGCCATGGGCGTCACCGTCGACGACGTCGCGCGGGTGCTCGAGGCGCGGGGGCGATAG
- the sseA gene encoding 3-mercaptopyruvate sulfurtransferase, whose amino-acid sequence MTITLPTPLVSTAWLATHLGSPGLRVVDASAYLAAAGRNARAEYEQRHIEGTVFADIDWLSDETSSLPHTWPTAAHFAARIGSLGIGNDDAVVVYDTSGQNFSAPRLWFMLRAFGHERVAVLDGGLKRWLLDGRPVTASPTPVVPAVYTARLDPSRVRDAAWVLGNIASGAEQVVDARSAGRFQAIEPEPRAGIRGGHIPGSRNIHYATLVNDDGTLRSHEELRGIVHDAGVDPARAVVCSCGSGLTACAVILAMDVLGARQLALYDGSWTEWGARADLPVETGPAR is encoded by the coding sequence ATGACCATCACGCTTCCGACGCCGCTCGTCTCGACCGCATGGCTCGCCACGCACCTGGGCTCGCCGGGGCTACGGGTCGTCGACGCCAGCGCCTACCTCGCGGCCGCCGGGCGCAACGCGCGCGCGGAGTACGAGCAGCGGCACATCGAAGGCACCGTCTTCGCGGACATCGACTGGTTGAGCGACGAGACGTCGTCGCTCCCTCACACCTGGCCCACGGCCGCGCACTTCGCGGCGCGCATCGGCAGCCTGGGTATCGGGAACGACGACGCAGTGGTGGTCTACGACACCTCAGGGCAGAACTTCAGCGCGCCACGACTCTGGTTCATGCTGCGCGCCTTTGGGCACGAGCGCGTGGCGGTGCTGGACGGGGGGCTCAAGCGGTGGCTGCTCGATGGGCGCCCGGTGACGGCGTCGCCAACGCCGGTGGTCCCCGCCGTGTACACCGCGCGGCTCGACCCGTCGCGCGTGCGAGATGCGGCGTGGGTGCTGGGGAACATCGCGAGCGGCGCGGAGCAGGTGGTGGACGCGCGCTCCGCCGGTCGCTTCCAGGCAATCGAGCCCGAGCCGCGCGCCGGCATTCGCGGCGGGCACATTCCCGGCAGCCGCAACATCCACTACGCCACGCTGGTGAACGATGACGGGACGTTGCGCTCGCACGAGGAACTGCGGGGCATCGTGCACGATGCCGGCGTTGATCCCGCGCGGGCGGTGGTGTGCAGCTGCGGCTCGGGGCTCACGGCGTGCGCGGTAATCCTGGCGATGGACGTGCTGGGGGCGCGACAGCTCGCACTCTACGACGGGAGCTGGACGGAGTGGGGCGCTCGCGCCGACCTGCCGGTGGAGACGGGGCCGGCGCGGTAG